One genomic segment of Ancylobacter sp. IITR112 includes these proteins:
- a CDS encoding apolipoprotein acyltransferase, with the protein MSTNTKKIEQDPAEAALSAIEEALSLDHAPNDGFAASGQDDFELPPAREPEGPRIETRAGAAGDTGSSRFLDEIDLFGDTAEPEEFDASSLGDDDFSLSDPDLSDTAELDRASEPNFDFTASSESSVSPAPALAAAAGAAAAGATAALPRGDTRSGPDATDSPAAAPKGRRAANDDRESIGQLLASLQRRPSSTPYIVATIASLGWLVVAGVLLQTQFGALGGDASALLNAPGFLAGVAATLVPPIFFVVLAAMVRRMQEMRIVAYSMAQVAIRLAEPAKAPAPAPAPAATPIVATAASLAAIQMPEGVSPDTLAQYAGLEQAVTRASEAEAFVRGEVAALAQAYDDNNRKMHQLIERLQLERDAILTQTEHVRETLAASQFTFAEEVGNVSDRINETVTLAADRVAHTLSDRGEHITLALGRVGDTIIEALSDKGGDLIDRLQATGSEVNTNLSDSSEHLLSSLAAKSDEIGNRLSGVTTQLTETLSTRTDEISRQLSGATDNLSKTLTARSDEIGLRLAGIAENLTDTLATRTDAISRQLAGVTENLSDTLSIRTDEISRQLTGVTENLSDTLAARTDEIGDRLLRTAAELSHVVNLRTEELGDKLSATTINLTSTLTARSDEITDALVSTGTRLADEIAIRASQVNQTLKTTGDALVLDLSVRGGEVVRKLEETGNRVADTITVRGDDLADRIADTGNRIYDAVAVRGAELERLLGETGQRVVHQLSQAGTGIHDALAEAAGRVSQDIDYRGQALTQQLAHVGAEAAQALADNGARVTEQFREAADYLASDLTTRSENMRDHLEQQFRNIEDLVSVRGGEIADRISVDTSTLGRQIVDGLRDFDTVLNTNGGQLVQRISDRVSAVTRAIDTNLSGFDDQVSTKAEQVAAALDQRIANIESVLDRGVEGLNATLGSRTVEFAHTLSEGAREANDAMSQSLGMLSGFFDERASTIADQLSQHIDQADRTLAARAQDIATSLDERVGRFEATVISRLDNVATSVEVRGAAMADLLGQRIGAVAGQLRSEASEIETSLTSLVDNVSRTLTDRAGEVTTLFDSRTDEIARIVEERGNGLLTALEDRSISITSEIARASTELLSAIDDHRQNLVTALDTTRNGAVSDIMRASDELLNTLEARSDAIISAFDTATTGRADQLMQISGDVVSSLQQITGDVAASLQAAGGEVTASLQSVGSDVNGQLKMITGEVSTSLRQIGGQVTQEIATAGDALLSEFDGRGAQLVESARQAAALATSEFSRLVDEFDGRGNQLVESVRQATGGAAEEFARLVDEFGGQGAQLTDSARRVTTVASEEFARLAEEFAASLEGRGSGLIEAIGASGRSAVAEIAATNQALQGDVTGLLERLGDVNVQLQDVLASSATNLADTEKTISERLEAFRSTVANVEEASAVASSRMDEHIRALRSVSTDVLKDVARLSHSFSEQATLITNVANALGSAHENLDDTLGGRHEALLALAEQVSGRTAELDERLSQYTSTLESTFGRAEERVGAISKAILAAASSSTEAIMRQQQEVREATESERERTLASLHETYEQAVREVETLMRQANQGFSGTAQSLRASVLDIQRLLETTREELKRGIMELPEETEANASAMRRTVAEQIKALAELNEIVSRHGRTLDVESGPRSRPAAPLPGPAPQPAAPAPAARAPLARPQAPSPRPEPAARPEAPAYFEAPRGNGTTAPTPPRRANPTVPSPERGGGSDKGGWLSELLARASDGESAAPVGPMPRSVPATPPRNFDPRQGQPERPVHHTIESLDSLSVDIARMIDHEAAVDLWERYKKGERNVFTRRLYTMQGQQTFEEIRRKYRRDLEFRDTVDRYIAEFERLLEQVSRDERGQELTKTYLTSDTGKVYTLLAHAAGRFD; encoded by the coding sequence ATGTCGACGAACACGAAGAAGATTGAGCAGGATCCCGCCGAGGCCGCGCTCTCGGCCATTGAGGAGGCGCTCAGTCTCGACCATGCGCCCAATGACGGCTTTGCCGCCTCGGGGCAGGACGACTTCGAGCTCCCCCCGGCCCGCGAGCCGGAGGGGCCGCGGATCGAGACCCGCGCCGGCGCCGCCGGCGACACGGGATCCTCGCGCTTTCTCGATGAGATCGACCTGTTCGGCGACACCGCCGAGCCGGAGGAATTTGACGCTTCATCGCTCGGCGATGATGATTTCTCCCTGTCTGACCCCGATCTTTCCGACACCGCCGAGCTCGACCGCGCCAGCGAGCCGAATTTCGATTTTACCGCCAGCAGCGAAAGCAGCGTGAGCCCGGCCCCCGCCCTTGCGGCGGCCGCAGGCGCGGCTGCCGCGGGCGCGACGGCGGCATTGCCGCGCGGCGACACGCGGTCTGGGCCGGACGCCACGGATTCGCCGGCTGCGGCACCCAAGGGGCGCCGCGCCGCCAATGACGACCGCGAAAGCATCGGCCAGCTCCTGGCTTCGCTGCAGCGGCGCCCGTCCTCGACCCCCTACATCGTCGCCACAATCGCCTCGCTCGGCTGGCTCGTCGTCGCCGGCGTGCTGCTGCAGACGCAGTTCGGCGCTCTCGGCGGCGACGCCTCCGCGCTGTTGAATGCCCCCGGCTTCCTCGCCGGCGTAGCGGCAACGCTCGTGCCGCCGATTTTCTTTGTCGTGCTGGCCGCCATGGTTCGGCGCATGCAGGAAATGCGGATCGTCGCCTATTCCATGGCGCAGGTCGCCATCCGGCTCGCCGAGCCGGCCAAAGCGCCGGCCCCAGCTCCTGCCCCTGCGGCGACGCCGATCGTCGCGACGGCGGCGAGCCTCGCCGCGATCCAGATGCCGGAGGGCGTCTCGCCCGATACGCTTGCCCAGTATGCCGGGCTTGAACAGGCGGTCACCCGCGCCAGCGAGGCGGAAGCCTTCGTGCGCGGCGAAGTGGCGGCGCTGGCGCAGGCCTATGACGACAATAACCGCAAGATGCATCAGTTGATCGAGCGCCTGCAGCTCGAGCGCGATGCCATCCTGACACAGACCGAACATGTGCGAGAAACCCTCGCCGCCTCGCAATTCACCTTCGCCGAGGAAGTTGGCAACGTCAGCGACCGCATCAACGAAACCGTGACGTTGGCCGCCGACCGGGTGGCTCACACGCTGTCGGATCGTGGCGAACACATCACCCTCGCGCTCGGCCGCGTCGGCGACACGATCATCGAGGCTCTGTCCGACAAGGGCGGCGACCTGATCGACCGGCTGCAGGCCACCGGGTCGGAGGTCAACACCAACCTGTCCGATTCCAGCGAGCACCTGCTGTCGTCTCTGGCCGCCAAGAGCGACGAGATCGGCAACCGGCTGTCCGGCGTCACCACGCAGTTGACCGAGACGCTCAGCACGCGGACCGATGAGATCAGCCGCCAGCTCTCGGGAGCCACCGACAACCTCTCCAAGACGCTCACCGCGCGCTCCGACGAAATCGGGCTGCGGCTGGCCGGCATTGCCGAGAACCTCACCGACACGCTCGCGACCCGCACGGACGCGATCAGCCGCCAGCTTGCGGGGGTCACGGAAAACCTTTCCGACACGCTGTCGATCCGCACCGACGAGATCAGCCGCCAGCTTACCGGCGTCACCGAGAACCTGTCGGACACGCTCGCCGCGCGCACCGACGAGATCGGCGACCGGCTGCTGCGCACCGCCGCCGAGCTGTCGCATGTCGTCAATCTGCGAACCGAGGAACTCGGCGACAAGCTGTCCGCGACGACCATCAACCTCACCAGCACGCTCACGGCCCGTTCGGACGAGATCACCGATGCTCTGGTGAGCACCGGAACGCGGCTCGCCGATGAGATCGCCATTCGGGCCAGTCAGGTCAATCAGACGCTCAAGACCACCGGCGACGCGCTCGTGCTCGACCTTTCCGTGCGCGGCGGCGAAGTCGTGCGCAAGCTGGAAGAAACCGGCAACCGCGTGGCCGACACCATCACTGTGCGCGGCGACGATCTCGCCGACCGCATCGCCGATACCGGCAACCGCATCTACGACGCCGTCGCCGTGCGTGGCGCCGAGCTGGAGCGGCTGCTGGGCGAAACCGGCCAGCGCGTCGTCCACCAGCTTTCGCAGGCCGGCACCGGCATTCACGACGCCCTCGCCGAGGCCGCCGGCCGCGTCTCGCAGGATATCGACTATCGCGGGCAGGCGCTCACCCAGCAGCTCGCCCATGTCGGCGCGGAAGCGGCGCAGGCCCTTGCCGATAACGGCGCCCGGGTAACCGAGCAGTTCCGCGAAGCGGCCGACTACCTCGCCTCCGACCTCACCACGCGCAGCGAGAACATGCGCGACCATCTGGAACAGCAGTTCCGCAACATCGAGGACCTCGTCAGCGTGCGGGGTGGCGAGATCGCCGACCGCATCTCGGTCGACACCTCGACGCTGGGCCGGCAGATCGTCGACGGCCTGCGCGATTTCGACACGGTGCTCAACACCAATGGGGGGCAGTTGGTCCAGCGGATTTCCGACCGGGTCTCCGCCGTCACCCGCGCCATCGACACCAACCTCTCGGGATTTGACGACCAGGTCTCCACCAAGGCCGAACAGGTGGCCGCCGCGCTCGACCAGCGCATCGCCAACATTGAAAGCGTGCTCGACCGCGGCGTGGAAGGGCTGAACGCGACGCTGGGCAGCCGCACCGTCGAGTTCGCCCACACCCTGTCGGAAGGCGCCCGCGAGGCCAATGACGCGATGAGCCAGTCGCTCGGCATGCTCAGCGGCTTCTTCGACGAGCGCGCCAGCACCATCGCCGATCAGCTCTCGCAGCATATCGACCAGGCCGATCGCACCCTTGCCGCGCGCGCCCAGGACATCGCCACCTCGCTCGACGAGCGGGTTGGCCGCTTCGAGGCCACCGTCATCAGCCGGCTCGACAATGTGGCCACCTCGGTCGAGGTGCGCGGGGCGGCGATGGCCGACCTGCTGGGTCAGCGCATCGGCGCCGTCGCCGGCCAGCTTCGCAGCGAGGCGTCGGAGATCGAGACCAGCCTCACCTCGCTGGTCGACAATGTCAGCCGCACCCTGACCGACCGGGCGGGCGAGGTGACGACGCTGTTCGATTCGCGCACCGACGAGATCGCCCGCATCGTCGAGGAGCGCGGCAACGGCCTGCTCACGGCGCTGGAAGACCGCAGCATCTCCATAACCAGCGAGATCGCCCGCGCCAGCACCGAACTGCTCTCCGCGATCGACGATCACCGCCAGAATCTGGTGACGGCGCTCGACACCACCCGCAACGGCGCCGTCTCCGACATCATGCGCGCCAGCGACGAGTTGCTGAACACGCTGGAGGCCCGTTCCGACGCCATCATCTCGGCGTTCGACACCGCGACGACCGGCCGCGCCGATCAGCTTATGCAGATCAGCGGCGATGTCGTCTCCTCGCTGCAGCAGATCACCGGCGATGTCGCAGCCTCGCTGCAGGCCGCGGGCGGCGAGGTCACCGCCTCGCTGCAGTCGGTCGGCAGTGACGTCAACGGCCAGCTCAAGATGATCACCGGCGAGGTGTCGACCTCGCTGCGCCAGATCGGCGGTCAGGTCACACAGGAGATCGCCACCGCCGGCGACGCGCTGCTCAGCGAATTCGACGGCCGCGGCGCCCAGCTCGTGGAAAGCGCCCGCCAGGCTGCCGCCCTGGCCACCAGCGAGTTCTCCCGCCTCGTCGACGAGTTCGACGGCCGGGGCAACCAGTTGGTGGAAAGCGTCCGTCAGGCCACTGGCGGCGCCGCCGAGGAATTCGCCCGGCTCGTCGACGAATTCGGCGGCCAGGGTGCCCAGCTCACCGACAGCGCCCGCCGGGTCACCACCGTGGCGTCCGAGGAGTTCGCCCGGCTGGCCGAGGAGTTCGCAGCGTCGCTCGAAGGCCGCGGCAGCGGCCTGATCGAGGCGATCGGCGCCAGCGGCCGCTCGGCTGTGGCGGAAATCGCCGCCACCAACCAGGCGCTGCAGGGCGATGTCACTGGCCTGCTTGAGCGACTGGGTGATGTGAATGTCCAGTTGCAGGATGTGCTGGCCAGTTCCGCGACCAATCTCGCCGATACCGAGAAGACCATCAGCGAGCGGCTTGAGGCGTTCCGCAGCACGGTGGCCAATGTCGAAGAGGCCAGCGCCGTTGCCTCCTCGCGCATGGACGAGCACATCCGCGCGCTGCGCTCCGTGTCGACCGACGTGCTCAAGGATGTCGCCCGGCTCAGCCACTCCTTCAGTGAGCAGGCGACGCTCATCACCAACGTCGCCAATGCCCTCGGCAGCGCGCATGAGAACCTCGACGACACGCTGGGCGGCCGGCATGAGGCGCTGCTGGCCCTCGCCGAGCAGGTCAGCGGCCGCACCGCCGAACTCGACGAGCGGCTGTCCCAGTACACCAGCACGCTCGAGAGCACCTTCGGCCGCGCCGAAGAGCGGGTGGGCGCCATCTCCAAGGCGATCCTGGCGGCCGCCAGCAGCTCGACCGAAGCGATCATGCGCCAGCAGCAGGAAGTCCGCGAGGCGACCGAGTCCGAGCGCGAGCGCACCCTCGCCTCGCTGCACGAGACCTATGAACAGGCCGTGCGCGAGGTCGAGACGCTGATGCGCCAGGCCAATCAGGGCTTCTCCGGCACCGCCCAGTCGCTGCGCGCCTCCGTGCTCGACATTCAACGCCTGCTGGAGACCACCCGCGAGGAACTCAAGCGCGGCATCATGGAACTGCCGGAGGAAACCGAGGCCAATGCCTCGGCCATGCGCCGGACCGTCGCCGAGCAGATCAAGGCTCTAGCCGAGCTGAACGAGATCGTCTCGCGCCACGGCCGCACCCTGGATGTCGAGAGCGGCCCGCGTTCGCGCCCGGCGGCTCCGCTGCCGGGCCCCGCGCCGCAGCCCGCCGCGCCGGCGCCTGCCGCGAGGGCGCCGCTGGCCCGTCCTCAGGCGCCGTCACCGCGCCCTGAGCCGGCCGCGCGCCCGGAGGCGCCGGCTTATTTCGAGGCGCCGCGCGGCAACGGCACTACGGCCCCCACGCCGCCGCGCCGCGCCAACCCCACCGTCCCCTCGCCGGAACGCGGCGGCGGATCGGACAAGGGGGGATGGCTGTCTGAACTGCTGGCGCGCGCTTCCGATGGCGAATCCGCTGCGCCGGTCGGGCCGATGCCCCGCAGCGTTCCGGCGACCCCGCCGCGCAATTTCGACCCGCGGCAGGGCCAGCCCGAGCGGCCGGTGCACCACACCATCGAGTCGCTCGACTCGCTGTCGGTGGACATTGCCCGAATGATCGACCACGAGGCCGCGGTGGATCTTTGGGAGCGCTACAAGAAGGGTGAGCGCAACGTCTTCACCCGCCGCCTCTACACGATGCAGGGCCAGCAGACCTTCGAGGAAATCCGCCGCAAGTACCGGCGCGACCTCGAGTTCCGCGACACGGTCGACCGTTATATCGCCGAGTTCGAGCGTCTTCTGGAGCAGGTCTCGCGCGACGAGCGCGGGCAGGAACTGACGAAGACGTACCTCACCTCCGACACGGGCAAGGTCTACACGCTGCTCGCCCACGCCGCCGGCCGCTTCGACTGA